A region from the Janthinobacterium agaricidamnosum genome encodes:
- the prmA gene encoding 50S ribosomal protein L11 methyltransferase has protein sequence MSWTEIVIEIARDNAEAMSDALMEAGALSVSVEDADEGTDAEQPLFGEPGMEPKEAAWERSRVVALTDVDADQAAIVAAAAQAVGMTEVPAFSMRPVEEQDWVRLTQSQFAPIHIGKNIWVVPSWHEAPDPSGLILELDPGLAFGTGSHPTTRLCMEWLEAHPAPGKTVLDYGCGSGILAMVAKKLGAQTVAGVDIDPQAIESARDNAERNQCEIEYFLPDTFATSAHATAKFDIVVANILSSPLKLMAPMLSGRVADGGALILSGVLARQAEEVAAAYAPFIQLGVWAEQDGWVALHGRLGATQAPAPRAEGA, from the coding sequence ATGAGCTGGACGGAAATCGTCATCGAAATCGCCCGTGACAACGCCGAGGCCATGTCCGACGCGTTGATGGAAGCGGGTGCCCTGTCGGTATCGGTGGAAGACGCCGATGAAGGCACGGATGCCGAGCAGCCGCTGTTTGGCGAGCCCGGCATGGAACCGAAGGAAGCGGCGTGGGAACGCAGCCGCGTGGTGGCGCTGACGGACGTCGACGCCGACCAGGCCGCCATCGTGGCCGCCGCTGCGCAAGCGGTCGGCATGACGGAAGTGCCCGCCTTTAGCATGCGCCCCGTGGAAGAGCAGGACTGGGTGCGTTTGACCCAGTCGCAATTCGCACCGATTCACATCGGCAAGAATATCTGGGTCGTGCCCAGCTGGCACGAGGCACCGGATCCAAGCGGTCTGATCCTGGAACTGGACCCGGGCCTGGCCTTCGGCACGGGCAGCCATCCGACCACGCGTCTGTGCATGGAATGGCTGGAAGCCCATCCGGCCCCAGGCAAGACCGTGCTCGACTACGGTTGCGGTTCCGGCATCCTGGCCATGGTGGCCAAGAAACTCGGTGCGCAAACGGTGGCCGGCGTCGACATCGACCCGCAAGCGATCGAATCGGCGCGCGACAATGCCGAGCGCAACCAGTGCGAGATCGAATATTTCTTGCCAGACACGTTTGCCACGTCGGCACACGCCACGGCCAAGTTTGACATCGTCGTCGCCAATATCCTGTCGAGCCCATTGAAGCTGATGGCGCCGATGCTCTCCGGCCGTGTCGCCGACGGCGGCGCCCTGATCCTGTCCGGCGTGCTGGCGCGCCAGGCGGAAGAAGTGGCCGCTGCCTACGCACCGTTCATCCAGCTGGGTGTATGGGCCGAGCAAGACGGCTGGGTGGCCCTGCATGGCCGCCTGGGTGCAACGCAAGCGCCTGCGCCCCGCGCGGAAGGTGCATAA
- a CDS encoding DUF3426 domain-containing protein: MALATKCPHCNTIFRVAADQLKLRGGIVRCGTCREVFDGNAALVDPAAASPFLTSAPGTAAPPSSSYLADNSLPSATDDEPIYSLDFDTSFDPFGILPETAKLKDDADDGEHIELDLDVSLPEEAAADAPPELPEETPAETPAELPEPPLPQPMAPFKRRQVDDAPAFATYLRDSRREPNLETGAAAAPPATEKVSLDKPVPPAPAAASPARREPTLADHAFTPLPAAVAPAPADEQEEPVLPPADDEPAFVTQGRRREQSSKALRVAMAAGSVVLLLLLFLQVMTTFRNPLAAQFPQWKPTLVTLCKLSGCQVDLPAQIEALAIEQGELQTLKEQTFSYVSLLRNQSRSVQAWPSIELILNDANDKPLLRRVIAPRDYLPATIDVNAGFAPRSEQTIKLYFALDQLTASGYHIAIFYP, encoded by the coding sequence ATGGCCCTCGCCACCAAATGCCCCCATTGCAACACGATATTTCGGGTCGCTGCTGACCAGTTGAAGTTACGTGGGGGCATCGTGCGCTGTGGCACGTGCAGGGAAGTGTTTGACGGCAATGCCGCGCTGGTCGATCCAGCCGCGGCATCGCCGTTTTTAACATCCGCTCCCGGTACTGCCGCCCCGCCGTCAAGCAGTTATCTGGCCGACAACAGCCTGCCGTCCGCCACGGACGACGAACCCATCTACTCCCTCGACTTCGACACCTCGTTTGACCCGTTTGGCATCCTGCCGGAAACGGCGAAGCTCAAGGATGACGCGGACGATGGCGAGCACATCGAGCTGGATCTCGACGTCAGCCTGCCTGAAGAGGCAGCAGCCGACGCACCACCCGAACTCCCCGAAGAAACACCGGCAGAAACACCGGCCGAGCTGCCCGAACCACCGTTGCCCCAGCCAATGGCGCCCTTCAAGCGCCGCCAGGTCGATGACGCGCCCGCCTTTGCCACGTATTTGCGCGATAGCCGCCGCGAACCGAATCTGGAAACTGGCGCCGCAGCGGCGCCGCCCGCGACCGAAAAAGTCAGCCTGGACAAGCCCGTGCCGCCTGCGCCTGCCGCAGCCAGCCCCGCGCGCCGCGAACCCACGCTGGCCGACCATGCCTTCACGCCGCTGCCCGCCGCCGTTGCGCCGGCGCCAGCCGATGAGCAGGAAGAACCGGTCCTGCCGCCAGCCGACGACGAACCGGCTTTCGTCACCCAGGGCCGGCGCCGCGAACAGAGCAGCAAGGCCCTGCGCGTGGCCATGGCCGCCGGCTCGGTGGTACTGCTGCTTTTATTATTCCTGCAGGTAATGACCACCTTCCGCAATCCGCTGGCGGCGCAATTTCCGCAGTGGAAGCCGACCCTGGTCACGCTGTGCAAGCTCAGCGGCTGCCAGGTCGACTTGCCGGCGCAGATCGAGGCGCTGGCCATCGAGCAGGGCGAGCTGCAGACCCTGAAGGAACAGACGTTTTCCTACGTCTCGCTGCTGCGCAACCAGAGCCGCAGCGTGCAAGCCTGGCCCAGCATCGAACTGATCCTCAACGACGCGAACGACAAGCCCCTCTTGCGCCGCGTGATCGCGCCGCGCGACTATCTGCCGGCCACTATCGACGTGAACGCGGGGTTTGCGCCGCGCTCGGAACAAACCATCAAACTGTATTTTGCATTAGACCAGCTCACGGCGTCTGGCTACCATATCGCCATCTTTTACCCTTAA